DNA sequence from the Littorina saxatilis isolate snail1 linkage group LG9, US_GU_Lsax_2.0, whole genome shotgun sequence genome:
AGTTTACTGCGTTGTTGAGGAATACGAAGAAGTTGCCGAGGATGACGACTTCCGGTGACACGTTGAATTGCCAGGTCACCACGATGATGACGCCGTAAGGAGCGAAAGAGAAGATGGTGAGAAGGAAGACGACGAAGAGAGAACGGACGAAGGCCATCTCTctggctttcttcttcttgcgtaGCTTCTGCAGGTCTTGTGCGGTGGTGTTTCGGTGGTTGCGTGTTCGATGTGGTAATGTAGAGCTGATGAAGGTTGGCTTCCCTGATACGGATGCCGCTGAGCACGACAAATGTGATGCATGTGATGATGGTGACCTTGCATACCCCACTGTATCAGGGTCTAAGCTTTCTGTAGACCAGTCCATGTCCACTACAACACCATGTAAGCGTTCTGAAGACCCCATAGCTTCTGAATGCCCGCCTTCATTATCTTTGATATTCTCACCAACGACAGGTCGCTCATTTGTTGGAGAACTTTCGAGACCTTCATCAGTGTCACTGTCGGTTTCGTCTGTTCCTTTGGCGTTATCAAGCTCCACTTTAGAGTCACTATCCACGCCGGATGACTCAGGGGTCTTGTATGTTGAATTCAGAGGTGGATTTAGGCCTATGAAATCTGTGTCCTCGGTTGTTGGAAGATGAGCTTCTATGCCAGCCACAACTCTCTTGTCTGATTCATTTTTCTCTTTACCAGCATGGCAGAGAAACGATTCAGCTGCTTCCTCACCGCCATCTTTCTTTTCTGTTACAAGAGAGTGATCTTCATGGCTCAGTCTCGAAACAGAGCGGTTGCTTCTCGTGTTTTCTACACTAGAAATTTCTATACGACCTTCGTTTCTTTTTGCGGCTGAAGCAGCTCTAACAGCAGTACTGGGAAGGCGTTTCGTCTTATCCTTCTTCACAAGAGCTTTTACTTTGGCCAGTTCTTGCTGTCgcctcctctcctctctctttaccAGCTGATAGCGTCTTGTGCTGCTCACGCGGGCTCGCCTCCAGTAGCGAAAAATGGCCAAGTTACAATATGCAGTGAGCAGAATCGGAACGATCACGCAAACGATGACTATGATCTTAACATAGCTGACCCCTCCTCGTCGGCTAAGAGAGCAAAAGTGGGTGACCTTGTTGTACCGGTAGGAGGTCTCTCCTGTTCCCTCCAGTACAGGTGTCAGGGCGAGGAGGAGGCTGGCCAGCCAGATGAGGAGGCACCAAGCCACAGTGCGAGGCAGCGTGAAGACACGGCTGTACAGGTGAGAGTGACACACGTGCAGGTAGCGGTTGAGGGAGATGCTCACCAAGAACAATATGGATGCCTGCAGTAGAAAGGACATCACAAGGTTAAAGTTATGTCACGAAGAGTTGTAGGATATTGTTAAGAGATGGACAGAGGACGGTCGGAAGAAGGATGAACtctccatttttttttaataagaacACAAACAATTCTTTAATCAATAGCTTTATCCTTGTACAGAGATATGCAACACCGACACTCACACAATCCATAGGCCTGTACTCTCAactattatatgaagtcttatatcgcgcgcgtatctccagactcggactcaaggcgcagggatctatttatgccgtgtgagatggaattttttacacactacatcacgcattcacatcgaccagcagatcgcagccattttggcgcatatcctacttttcacggccttttattccaagtcacacgggtattcaACTCATACATCCACATACAAATCCACATATAActgaatcaaacaaataatcaaacATGCATTAAGAAATAATAAAGGGACAGCAGTCACTGTCACGTGACAGCTGTAAACTGGAGGAAGTCAACTCAGTTAATTTCTTGGGATTACCACCACTTACCACACACAAAGTAGCCACAATGACTCCGTTGACGACGCAGTGAGTCTCATTGACGACGGGATGACGCTTCAGCAATAGGTCAAGGACGAAGAAGGTGAACCAGTACCCCAAAGTCACAAGGTCAGCCAAGGACAAGTTGGCAACGAACAGAATATGCACCCTGTGTTTGTACTTTCTGAACTGTTTGAAGATGACGGCTAGAAACAAGAAATTTCCGACAACGCCGCTGACGATCATGATGATGCCTGCCGCGATGAAGGCCGAGAGAGCTGCGTGACGGATCTCCACGCCAACGAAATCTGGAGATGTTTTGTTGACCGTCGGCTGACTGTCTGTACTGTTGAGCACCATGGTTCTGCTCACGATGTGCTCAGTGAGAAGCAGATTGTTCGTCCTTGATGCCTTCCTTAATTGAGtctgaagttgacttcgcgaagacttcacgAAGTTTTTTTTAAGAACTCAGCACCAACAATTcctgcagcgagcttcgtgacgTAGATCTCGCCCAATGATGATAAAGTTTTACAGTTTTACCAATACATTAAAGAGACAATGCCCCGGTATAGGCCACGTGTAACTGCGAGGATGCTACTGTCCTCAACCGTTCAATAAGAATTTAGTTTCACTTGTTAACGTTTTGTAAATCTGTCACCATCCGTTATTGGTCGTTTGTCAATTGCAGAGCACCGCGATCGCTTGTTGCTTGGGATTGAATTTGACGACTACTCAGCTGAAAACGGCGTTGCTTTGTTCGCTTGAGTCCTCTTGCCAAACTTCAGCGTACATTATGTAAAACGGCGGTGGTGACTTAATTAGGCCAGAAGCCTGAGAAGGTAAATGAAGTAGAGCCCCCGACAAGTCTCTAGCTGTACCGTCGATCCCTTGTTCCGTGCAATTGATTCACGTGTCAGGGCAAAAAGCGCccaagaaaacaaggtcttgacGAACCGGAGACTTTCTTTCCAAGAGGCAGCTAGGTAATATAAAAAGTAACCAGAGAAAAGCTTGCTAAGCTGTTTTAGTACAATGAATACTTCCCTCTTTGTTTTGCGTTGGTGATCTTTGTAGCTTGAGATACTTAGAAACAAGAGAACAAAGCGCTGTCCTGTCTTGGGATGAACGGTTTCCTGACACTTATTCAGCATTGAAATACTTCAACCACAAAAACAAAGCGGCGAAACAAGACTTCCTTCCCCTCCGGATTTTCCATCAAAAAAGGGAGATCACACGCGGCATGCATGCattcatgcacgcacacacgcacgcaagcacacacgcaagcacacacacacacacacacacacacacacacacacacacacaagttagcacacacacacacacgcacacacacacgcacacacacacacgcaccgccacacacacacacacacacacgcgcgcgcgcgcgcgcaatgTTTTATCTGCTTCGAAGATAGCAGCTTTCTGTTTTATCCCTGAAACATCTTACGCTAGTAGCAGGAAGCTTTTAGTTATTAGTTATTCTTCACTACTAATGACAACATTGGGTGTCTCTCTTTCAAAGTGATGAATTATTAGTTTGTATTACGATACCTTTGGAAAACTATTCTTATATGTTATTACGATACCTTTGGAAAAATTCTTATGTGATACCTTTGGAAAACTATTCTAATTAACTCTaatccaacaacttacctttcttgtttttttttattctttattcttatGTGTGTATGGGTAGGTGAAGAAACAGCACATGCAATGCCAGTCTGATCAGTACTAATCCATTAACCCATAATGGCATATTGtgctgcttttctttttatagCTTTATATTCCTTAGTAATGTGGCTCActacacacataattattttcaGCTTTCCTGTTACAGCTTTCAAATTTCAGCCTCAGTTCCTCTTCTCTGTCACAAATAGCAAATATTGACTTTTATACATTTatttggagattttttcgaAGATAACGACTGAAGAGTCGCCAGCGAATAAATGAGTAAAATTGAAAAGAAAGAAGTTCGATTTTCGACCTGAAACACCTGCTTTTGTTAATAATTTCTTTATTAATGCTGTCTATAATTTTTCGTTGGGATACGATAACTGGGCGTGTGACCCATttcaatgttcaaagaattagATTCATTTCTGTCGCAAGAAGTGTGCacttgtttagttttgtttgagtgtttgtttgtcttcatTGTCCttattgttatttttaaatcccGTCTTCATACATTATTCCTTTTATGATTGCTAAAGAGGAAGAAGTTCTGTTTGATTTCCTAGTCTGCATACCAAACGTTTTTCTTACAAGAGACTATgaccacaggcacacacacagacatccaccggcacggttggcctagtggtaaggtgtccccccccccccccccccccccgtgatcgggaggtcgtggattcgaaccccggccgggtcatacctaagactttaaaattggcaatctaatggctgctccgcctggcgtctggcattatggggttagtgctagctaggactggttggtccgctgTCAGAacaatgtgactgggtgagacatgaagcctgtgctgcgacttctgtcttgtgtgtggcgcacgttatatgtcaaagcagcaccgccctgatatggcccttcgtggtcggctgggcgttaaacaaacaaacaaacaaacaaacaaacaaacaaacagagacatccacagacacaaacacatactcacacacacacacacacacacacacacacacacacacacacacacacacacacacacacacacacacacacacacacacactcgcaccgTGAGTTCAAATCCACTTTAACATAAGATCATGTCTGCATATTTTGATATCGGTTACATCCGAATGTGGCTTTAGAAGCAATATAGACAGCTATGTattcgaagaaaaaacaaattaagaaaagcctaaaagaaggaaagaaacgTCAATTGCTTGAACATTATTTGTTTACGATGTTTGCCTGCGAATAGGAGCTTGTGTGCACTTATAATCACGTGCAAAACAGGAAAACACTTGTTGTTCATGAAGTAGGCTACTGTGCGAAATTCACACTAACTTAGCCATAAACGACGTTTGGTCGTCTACTTCCGCATTTCATCTCATGCGGATGTTTTGGTGAGACGAGTCTTTTATGTCATTTGGAGTTTCCTTGTTTTCAAAGAAGCTCCTAGAGCCAGAGAATGGATAAACTTGTACTGCGTTCAGTTTATAAAAACGAACACTGTTGATGAAGGCCAGGTACGCACATGCTAGCAGAAAGGAAATAAACGGGTATGGATCGTTTGGGAACCAGCGTTGAAAAAAGCACAAAAAACGACCAGATACGCAAATACTCGGAGGAAGTGAATGAGGTTTTAATTCTTTTGGCTTGACTTTCAAGGTTCAACTGTGTTTCAACTATCAAAACTACAACGACACAAAAAGGGATCTGCAGACGAGACTGCCCTGattgtgtttacaaaaaatCAGAGCAACAAGAGTAGACCAGATTAAAGTTCAACATGGCCACGACGCCATTGTATCCGGAAAGCCCGAAGAATGCCTCAGAAACATTGCCAGATTTTGTTGGTGGCGACATAAATACTGGTGCACGTGTAACTTTCATCATAATGGGCGTCGTCATGGTTTTATCCGGGTTCATCGGAAACTGTTTGCTTCTACTCGTCATCTTCAAGCAGTTCAAACGCCACCAGAGCGTTCATATTCTGTTCGTGGCCAACTTGTCCTTGGCTGACCTTGTCACCATGGGATACTGGTTCACCTTCTTCGTCCTTGACCTCATTTTGAATCGTCAGCCGGTCGTAAACTATGCTCACTGCGTCTTCAATGGAGTCCTTGTGGCTGCAATGTACCTGGTAAGTTTCTCCAATGTATTTCAATATATTGCTTTGTACTTTGCATCAAAAGAATATGCTTCGTAAAGtgattaaaaacaaatgttCAAACCTCGTCAACATGAATCTGCACTTTGGCATTAAAGCCGTATTGTCAAAAACGTGTGTTTGACTTTGAAACTAGCGCATATCTAATTTATTGCAGGCGTCAGTGTCCTTCCTGGTGAGCATCTCCCTCAACCGATACCTGCACGTGTGTCACTTTCACCTGTACAGCCGTGTCTTCACGCTACCTCGCACTGTGGCTTGGTGCCTCTTGGTGTGGCTGGGCAGCTTCTTCATCGCCTTCCTGCCTGTCGTGGACAACATGGAGAACACCAACTATCGCTACAATCCTGTCACTCGATTCTGCTCCTACAACCGCGCAAGAGTCAACTACACCAAGATCATAGCTCTGGTGTACGCCATCTTTCCCATGTTGTTTGTCGCCTACTGCAACTTCGCCATTTTCCGCTACTGGAAACGAGGTAGACTACGCACAAGCCAACGCAATCCGCTGGTTGAGAGGATGGCAGCCAAACGACAGAAACTTGTTGCCAGGGTAAGGGGGGCTGTGAAGAGGGATAAGGGGGTATGCTCTGCGGCTGAAACAATAACTGAGAGAAATGAGGAGCCCGTAGAACCGACCACAAGCGAAGTCTTGGGGCCCGACGCCCAGGGGACTGTCGAGATCGTGAACAACAGAGACTTGAATCCTGAAGACGGAAAGAGTGTGGAGTCAGTGTACCCCAGTCAGTGTCAAAACAGCGACGAGGCTGAATGCACTGTTTCTGACACTGATCCAGATGCTATTGTTTATGTCGCTGACGGCAAAGTCAGAGTTGATGACGAAAACTCCGACCATTCTTTGTCAAGCGGACCCGTGGACGCAAACTCTGAAGACCTTGTCAATGGATGCGAAGAAAACTTAGAAAGCGAAGACAACGAAGTTGTTGCCTGTCCAGGGAGACAGTTTGATGCTGTGGAAACGCAAAGCTCTGTAGCTGTTGACGACATTGAAAATACTTCTCAGCAACCACCAAAATGCCCAGAAGCTGCCAAGAAAGGCGCAACACCATCATTACCGACGCCAACAATACATATTATTTCAGGGCCCCCTCCAATGCGTCGGAAACGCACACCAGCCAAGCAAGCTGAAAAGATTCCAAGAACAGCCAAGCAAGACGCGAAAGAGCGAGCCAAGGGAACCAAATCCAGAGAGGTGGCCTTCGTCCGTTCTCTCTTCGTCGTCTTTCTTCTTGCGGTTGTTACGTTCATCCCGTACGGCGCTATGACCGTTCTCGGTACGTTAGTCAGCCTGTCGTCTGAGTTGGTCATCCTGGGCAACTTGTTCCTGTTCTTCAACAACTCGGTGAATTGGATCGTGTACGGCGTCATGAGCCCGGCCTTCAGACAGGGCTACGTTCACTGCTCGCGGAAAATACTCACAGCCTGCTGTTCCTGGAATAAAGCTTGTCGGGAGGTCATGAAACTCAACGTATCGCTCAGCAGTCTCGTCAGGCCAACAGCTCAAGGAAGTAACGTCACCACCAGTGATATTAGCCCTTCGACTACGTCACAAACTTCCCTTTGAGCTTATTACTGGATGACCCCCCAAACATGCCACCCATAATAATGCTAATAACTCATAAACTACTACTGTGttttacttcatatttggtgtacattagcTTGAGATATGGGATGGCAAGTTCACATGATAGTTTATACGTTCAATTTGTTCACTTTTATGCTCTTtcgggaaaaaaaaatcaaaatttgGGGATTGACGCAAAAATACGAGATCTGGCACTGAGTGGTAGCGACACTAACACGATTTAGGCCTCCAGATTTTCATGTGTTGGTTTTTCTGAGTGATCttgcatttaaaaaaaccaccatcCTCAGACAATTAGATGAGTTTAAACAGCGATTACAGGAAGTGTGGAGGGTGCAAGTCAGATGAGTTTAGCCAATACTCAGTGTCAAACCTACTACTTTTGAGGCATTCTCCGAATTTGAAAAATATTCTTTAAaaactgtaaaaataaaaccacTTGACTTACATACTTCAAGTTTGTGGAATTAACATTCAACATCTCAGgctaatgtacaccaaataggAAGGAAATTGCTGAAGTAATTAgggagttattagcattttaatGGGTGGAATTGTTTTTGGGGTCACCTTGTACTATGAAGCAGAAGATGATGACGCAGGCTGCTTTGCCTGCTTTTCTTCACAGGTCCTTGAGACGATTTTGATGCCAACATTTCAAGGTAGCCAATACTTTTGTATTTTCAGTGGTTTTAGTATAAATGTTATCTATGTTTTGAACTTGTGATTCCTATGAAATGCTGTGATTTTTACGTGTTGTAATATCTATGCATACGATCCGATCTATGCAAACGATCTGAAGTTGTATTGAATTTAACAGAATTGCATTGGATTTTCACTGTACTCTAGATCTGTTTCAACTAAAGTAGGTAAACAACACCTGAACCGATATTTTTAAATAGATATTTTAAAGACATTCAGAGCGATCGTTCTTCTCGCGGAAATCACTGCTCAACATTTATCAACTGGATATCAAGACAGTTTTCAGTTGAATAAAgtaatgagtgtgtgtgtgtgtgtgtgtgtgtgtgtgtgtgtgtgtgtgtgtgtgtgtgtgtgtgtgtgtgtgtgtgagagagagagagagaaacaaaagagagagagagagagagagagagagagagagagagagagagagagagagagagagagagagatgatgatgatgatgatgatgatgatggaactttatttttcaaggatagaggtttaaggtgacgccttttcttacaaccggtccttacttctaatatacatgtctaataaatgataaacaagtaaagcaacatgaaaaataaacaaattaaacgaacgacccagcaaacaatcgacaagtaagcacaaaatgacaaaataagcaacatacaaatcaaaagcgaaacatgcaacatgttaattgaggttacacatgtaaagtgatcgacggtaaaattcacacaataccaacgttcacactaatgcttacaatgattatatggtgtaaatgatgatgatgaagatgatgatgatgatgatgatgatgatgaagatgatgatgatgatgatgatgatgatgatgctgctgctgctgatttgatgatgataatgatgatgatgatgttgatgatgatgatggaaaatcgcaacataaattccacatactacatgtaacaaagaacatatttttgtaattcatagagagagagagagagagagagagagagagagagagagagagagagagagagagagagagagagagagagagagagagagagagagagagagagaatctgaACTAAACTGCACTAAACTTTATTTCACAAGGAAGAAGATTCAAGGCTCGGCCTTTTcctacaatctgtccttgagatacacagacaaacacacacacacacacacacacacacacacacacacacacacacacacacacacacatatacgcacacacacaaacgaacacacacacacacacacacatacacacacacacagagacaaacacacacacacacacacacacacacacacacacccgcgcgcgCGCAGTACATATCTGTTTTAAAGATAGCGTGAGTTCTGATACATCTTACGCGAGAAGCAGGAAACTTTATACATTTACTTGGAGAGAAGTCAAGAAAAATCATCCATTGTTGCTCCACATAAGACAAATCAACAAAGTAAACATTTTGGTTTACAAATGTACAAGAAACAAAGCAAACCCAGAGTTGAACatagttttatatatttatagaaGTTGACCTATTTATACTATGTTGATAAGGCTGGAGTCTAACCCTTGTAAAAGCGCTTATTTATCCTtcgcggattatgactttattcagttattctgcagaaaagacaaatgctggagaaaaaccgttcttttctgctgcatttctgcataatgtcatctcttcgccgaagcagcgttttttttctgcagcaaaacattttactgcagtaaaattgaaaccaagaatgctgcagtaaaacggtgctgttgtttgactgcagaaaacctgtttacattttttctgcagcattttgtactggctcttggcggattatgacattattcagttattctggagaaaaaccgaaatgctggagaaactgaaactgtcttttctgcagcatttctgcataatgtcatctttcgccgaagcaacgttttgttactgcagtaaaacagtttttctgaagcataatgtttacttggttttctgcagcattattgcgattaactttttcttcagaatagtctgtgacagtttttctggagaaaaacgaacgaccttgtaaagtagcgtttgtatccgtcgccccctgggatagtataatagtttgttccggagtgtaccaatcagaaggcgtgtagcataagggcattatattcaacttcacaatggcggccgaacgtgaacaatttctgaagcaaatcgaacacgaagtggactactgcgttcgtctgggaaaatgtgacaatgttgctgacaggtgccattgtttaatttgaaacattgaacttccggcggaaaggaagtcagacagacaaaatacattcgtgtcacgcacaactattggtaattctggatgagtccatctctcgacagaggggggctcgcgtgctcgaacattataatgagccagtacaaaatgctgcagaaaaagtgtaaacaggttttctgcagtaaaacaacagcaccgttttactgcagcattcttgatttcaattttactgcagtaaaatgttttgctccataaaaacccgttgcttcggcgaaagatgacatcaTGCAGAAATAccgcagaaaagacagtttttctccagcatttctgtttttctgcagaataactgaataatgccaaaatgctgaagaaaaagtgtaaacagtttttctccagtaaaacaacatcaccgttttactgcagcattcttgatttcaattttactgcagtaaaactgttttactgcagaaaaaaacgttgctctcgcgaaagatgacattatgcagaaatgctgcagaaacaaacagttattcgccagcatttctgtttttctgcagaataactgaataaagtcataatccgatAAGGATACTTATTCTAAATCAATGCTGTCTATATTTTTTCTTTGGAACACGTGAATTGGGAGTGTGACCTCTTTCAATTTTCAATACATTAGATTCATTTCTGGTGGGTGTTCCGGGCAACAGAAAACCCTCCCTGGATTACATCCAAacgtgaccctccaccacggaatgaatcgcatgtcacctttgcatgattttcatatttttacattttcctaaagaattttttatgttctatccagtggtgaaaaccgttttagaaaagagcgaaaactgtttgagttataagcctgtgactaaggtgaccctcacactgttaccagacactccccggacttacattaagcctagctcagaaccgcgcgagatgacatgcgactcatttcgtggtggagtgTCACAAATGTGGCCAAACACTGAATATAGACAACTCTACATACGGAACAAACCAAAAACggaagaaggaaagaatcgTCAATGATTGTTAATTGTCTTACGATGCTTATTTATCTGCAATTACGATCTTGCGTGCACTTAAAATCACGTACAACACAGGGAAACACATTGTTGTTTAGAAAGTATTGTCCATGAATCACCTTGGTAGTCTTCTTCAGCATTCAAGTTCATCTCATGCGAATGTTTTGTTGAGATGAGTCTTAGGCCTATTCGTCATTTTGAGTTTTCTAGTTTTGAAAGAAGCTCCTTGTGCCAGAAAATCGATACTGCGTTTAGTTCATAAAAAACGAACACTGTTGTTGACGGCAAGGTACGAAATACTAGCAGAAAGGAAACAAATTGGTACACATCGTCTGGGTACTGgcgttgtaaaaaaaaagagaaaaaaaaagatttaaaacaaattatacatacgtatatatatatttatatatgtatAAAAATGGCCAGCCTACCAGATATGCAAATACTTGGAGGAAGTGAATAAGCTTTCAGTTCTTTTGGCTTGACTTTGAAGTTTCAACTGTGTTTTGACTATCAAAACGAGAACTCCCAACGACACAAAAACGGATCTTCAGACAAAACTGCCTTTGTGGTGTTTACTAAAAACAAGACAAACCAAAGTTGAAACAGATTGTGTAACAGATTATAGTTCAATATGGCCATGATGCCAGTATACATAACACGCCCGAGGAATGCCTTTGAACCATTGGCAGATTTTGTTGGTGGCGACATGAATACTGGTGCACGCGTTACTTTCATCATAATGGGTGTTGTTATGATTTTCTCCGGGTTCATCGGGAACTGTTTGCTTCTACTCGTCATCTTCAAGCAGTTCAAACGCCAACAGAGCGTTCACATTCTGTTTGTGGCCAATTTGTCCTTGGCTGACCTTGTCACCTTGGGATACTGGTTCACCTTCTTCGTCCTTGACCTCATTCTGAATCGTCACCCGGTCGTGAACAATGCTCACTGCGTCTTCAATGGGGTCTTTGTTACTGCAATGTACTCGGTAAGTTTCTCCAATCTATTTCAATATGATTTGTACTTTGCATCAAAAGAATAGGCTTCGTTAAAGGAGCAGTGCATGAGTCACAGCATTGCTGAAGCAACGAATTTTCTTTTTGCCGCAGATTACGATACaaacagtcaaaagctttaCACAACTATTTCACAGATGCCTTcacatacctttagtgttgccagccaaacgaaacttCATGCGATTAgtcagttcgcatctcccgccaaaatgtattcaacatttcccgtgatcacGTTCTGGGGCTCAAGGCTGTATGCGGTATGCCAAAATGTATTCaacatttcccgtgatcacGTTCTGGGGCTCAAGGCTGTGTGCGGTATGCCAAAATGGACACACATATCATCTGGTACAATGTTTGTACGTAATAAAACGCACTGTAATccttttcacgagttttcatttaTAACCAACTGGGTAACAAATAACACTGTTCCCCCATGTAACAAATCGAgatggtgaatgggtttgagctttcaggtgaaacgtagATTGTCAAAGTAAAGGCCAATCAGTCTGATtatttgatgtgtggaaccatcgcggctttggattcgtgtttgCGAGGATAACGATTGTAAatattcactctcaaagacctaatcaatgttgataattaccgcggcgactcattgtcaatttgcaacttatctctgtaatcgcaaaatgcaCTACGAAAAGTCATATAACACTTACAAGAAAAGGAATATGCCCAAAACTTACGGAACTCGCAAATAAATTATGATgacagctctgtacatttttagactggaagaaaagcgacgAAGAagttacgtttgacgtcacagacGAGTATGACGTATTATCTCGAACTACTGAAACGTTTTGAGGCCCTGAAATGCATTATAAAAATTACGTTCAGAATAGGGATCCCGTCTGTTATTGTGCGTACTTTTGCTCATCCAAAAATCgaccttggtcgataaagatgaaacctAAGACGATATGCacccctcggaccaacaaaaaagctggtctgtcaacaagccaccaaacatcttataatgtcttgACATGAAGTACCCCAAATAGACTAACAGACTTCCATGTTGGCTTTTGACTTAATTAGTTCACGTGCGGGACGAGATGTGAGCCTGATCGAGGGCCACACCTTCCTTTTCGGAGAATGACCGAAGTCAATTCGTAAAAGGAttgcagtttttgactccttgAATAAAAGTCGATG
Encoded proteins:
- the LOC138975543 gene encoding muscarinic acetylcholine receptor M3-like, whose protein sequence is MATTPLYPESPKNASETLPDFVGGDINTGARVTFIIMGVVMVLSGFIGNCLLLLVIFKQFKRHQSVHILFVANLSLADLVTMGYWFTFFVLDLILNRQPVVNYAHCVFNGVLVAAMYLASVSFLVSISLNRYLHVCHFHLYSRVFTLPRTVAWCLLVWLGSFFIAFLPVVDNMENTNYRYNPVTRFCSYNRARVNYTKIIALVYAIFPMLFVAYCNFAIFRYWKRGRLRTSQRNPLVERMAAKRQKLVARVRGAVKRDKGVCSAAETITERNEEPVEPTTSEVLGPDAQGTVEIVNNRDLNPEDGKSVESVYPSQCQNSDEAECTVSDTDPDAIVYVADGKVRVDDENSDHSLSSGPVDANSEDLVNGCEENLESEDNEVVACPGRQFDAVETQSSVAVDDIENTSQQPPKCPEAAKKGATPSLPTPTIHIISGPPPMRRKRTPAKQAEKIPRTAKQDAKERAKGTKSREVAFVRSLFVVFLLAVVTFIPYGAMTVLGTLVSLSSELVILGNLFLFFNNSVNWIVYGVMSPAFRQGYVHCSRKILTACCSWNKACREVMKLNVSLSSLVRPTAQGSNVTTSDISPSTTSQTSL
- the LOC138975542 gene encoding uncharacterized protein, with amino-acid sequence MVLNSTDSQPTVNKTSPDFVGVEIRHAALSAFIAAGIIMIVSGVVGNFLFLAVIFKQFRKYKHRVHILFVANLSLADLVTLGYWFTFFVLDLLLKRHPVVNETHCVVNGVIVATLCVASILFLVSISLNRYLHVCHSHLYSRVFTLPRTVAWCLLIWLASLLLALTPVLEGTGETSYRYNKVTHFCSLSRRGGVSYVKIIVIVCVIVPILLTAYCNLAIFRYWRRARVSSTRRYQLVKREERRRQQELAKVKALVKKDKTKRLPSTAVRAASAAKRNEGRIEISSVENTRSNRSVSRLSHEDHSLVTEKKDGGEEAAESFLCHAGKEKNESDKRVVAGIEAHLPTTEDTDFIGLNPPLNSTYKTPESSGVDSDSKVELDNAKGTDETDSDTDEGLESSPTNERPVVGENIKDNEGGHSEAMGSSERLHGVVVDMDWSTESLDPDTVGYARSPSSHASHLSCSAASVSGKPTFISSTLPHRTRNHRNTTAQDLQKLRKKKKAREMAFVRSLFVVFLLTIFSFAPYGVIIVVTWQFNVSPEVVILGNFFVFLNNAVNWIVYGVMNTVFKRGYFELLTSCCPGSSEDEERTRLDASLLMLSQCSLVTDAILSEKC